The following coding sequences are from one Methanohalophilus halophilus window:
- a CDS encoding HVO_0476 family zinc finger protein: MSEEIETTCPACSPQEFVWHDILKDGQNMLVRCQVCGDVHPTEIETEKTIPVRIVISRGDESFKTNALFEETQVITTNEELVVEDQNGEDVYPIQITSIETPTKREEYAKIADVETIWARAIDEVDVKISVQSIGNTNPHTKRVPGEELFEVGLEYEAGGERFRITRIKIRGGKFRFKRGDKVEAKHIKRIFGRVAYKKGWGGGRTAWSMKRNVRNW, encoded by the coding sequence ATGAGTGAAGAGATCGAGACCACATGCCCTGCATGCTCACCACAGGAATTCGTGTGGCACGACATACTGAAGGATGGACAGAACATGCTTGTCCGGTGCCAGGTTTGCGGTGATGTGCATCCCACAGAGATCGAGACAGAGAAGACCATCCCGGTAAGAATAGTAATCAGCAGAGGGGATGAATCATTCAAGACAAATGCACTTTTTGAAGAGACACAGGTCATCACAACAAACGAAGAATTGGTTGTTGAAGACCAGAACGGTGAAGACGTATACCCCATACAGATCACTTCCATCGAAACACCCACAAAACGTGAAGAATACGCAAAGATTGCAGATGTTGAAACCATCTGGGCACGTGCGATTGATGAAGTCGATGTCAAAATTTCCGTACAATCCATAGGAAATACCAACCCCCACACAAAAAGAGTACCAGGAGAGGAACTTTTTGAAGTCGGCCTGGAATACGAAGCTGGAGGAGAGCGCTTCAGGATCACAAGAATAAAGATACGCGGAGGAAAATTCAGGTTTAAAAGGGGAGACAAAGTAGAGGCTAAACATATAAAAAGAATCTTCGGCAGGGTTGCCTATAAGAAAGGCTGGGGAGGGGGCAGGACCGCTTGGAGTATGAAGAGAAACGTAAGGAACTGGTAA
- the speB gene encoding agmatinase produces MFYQPLMMDALWDYGAAKYVVFGVPFDGTSSYRPGSRRAPDAMRQASENFESYNSFFDIDLTSIPIHDAGNLEVYSSVDETLRDLYYDTRDIVRDGKIPLMMGGEHSLTLSTVKACAKDDDDVGVIVLDAHFDLREEFGGVKNNHACVSRHILEEITDRYVSIGTRSGPRDEWDFAKDNNIPYYTPENVKEYSAKKLATKVMKEIGTSQFYLSLDMDCLDPAYAPATGTPEPFGLDPWQVRDLIHAFAPHTVGFDIMEVAPDYDSGQTALLGTKLLREFIAAHAAGNIQ; encoded by the coding sequence ATGTTCTACCAGCCCCTTATGATGGACGCCCTGTGGGATTACGGGGCTGCAAAATATGTTGTATTCGGAGTCCCTTTTGACGGGACTTCCTCTTACAGGCCGGGAAGCCGCAGGGCACCGGATGCTATGAGACAGGCGTCTGAAAATTTTGAAAGCTACAATTCTTTTTTTGATATAGACCTCACATCTATTCCGATTCATGATGCCGGCAATCTTGAGGTTTATTCTTCCGTTGATGAAACCCTCAGGGACCTTTACTATGATACAAGAGACATAGTCAGGGACGGAAAAATACCCCTAATGATGGGAGGCGAGCATTCCCTGACCCTTTCCACGGTAAAAGCATGTGCAAAAGACGATGATGACGTTGGAGTGATCGTACTGGATGCTCATTTTGACCTGCGGGAAGAATTTGGCGGAGTGAAAAATAACCATGCGTGCGTCAGCCGGCATATCTTAGAAGAAATCACCGACAGGTATGTATCCATTGGGACAAGGAGCGGACCCCGGGATGAGTGGGATTTTGCAAAAGATAATAACATACCCTATTACACACCGGAAAATGTGAAAGAATACTCTGCCAAAAAACTTGCTACAAAGGTTATGAAAGAAATAGGAACCTCACAATTCTACCTTTCCCTGGATATGGACTGCCTCGACCCTGCTTATGCCCCGGCCACAGGTACTCCTGAGCCCTTTGGCCTTGATCCGTGGCAGGTAAGGGATTTGATACATGCTTTTGCCCCCCATACAGTTGGTTTTGATATTATGGAAGTTGCTCCCGACTATGACAGTGGACAGACAGCCCTGCTCGGTACAAAACTACTAAGGGAATTCATAGCCGCTCATGCAGCCGGCAATATCCAATAA
- a CDS encoding translation initiation factor IF-5A: MKQQVEVKELKEGKYVIIDDEPCIIKGLSKSKPGKHGSAKARIDAVGIFDGQKRSIVSSVSSKTFVPIVERKSAQVLSVSGDIAQLMDMEDYSTFEMKIPDEYKDRVNEGGDISYITAMGKMKIDLR, translated from the coding sequence ATGAAACAACAGGTTGAAGTAAAGGAACTCAAGGAAGGCAAATACGTAATTATCGATGATGAACCATGCATTATCAAGGGCCTGTCAAAATCCAAACCCGGAAAACACGGTTCTGCTAAAGCAAGGATTGACGCAGTCGGTATCTTCGATGGCCAAAAACGTTCAATCGTAAGCTCTGTTTCCTCAAAGACCTTTGTGCCTATTGTCGAAAGGAAAAGTGCACAGGTTCTTTCCGTTTCAGGAGATATTGCCCAGCTCATGGATATGGAAGACTACTCCACCTTCGAAATGAAAATCCCTGATGAATACAAGGACAGGGTGAACGAAGGAGGAGACATTTCATACATAACCGCAATGGGTAAAATGAAGATTGACCTGCGTTAA
- a CDS encoding methylated-DNA--[protein]-cysteine S-methyltransferase: MKYLAGEYVDFLKYDPDLMHLTKFQREVLEATRKIPYGQTRTYGQLAKYIGKSKASRAVGQALNKNPYPLIIPCHRVVGRNNIGGYAGGTELKKKLLEMEKSH; the protein is encoded by the coding sequence ATGAAATATCTCGCAGGCGAGTATGTGGATTTCCTGAAATATGATCCGGATCTTATGCATCTTACAAAGTTCCAGAGGGAAGTCCTGGAAGCCACACGCAAAATCCCTTACGGACAAACACGCACCTACGGGCAACTGGCAAAATATATTGGTAAAAGCAAAGCAAGCCGGGCAGTCGGCCAGGCACTCAATAAAAATCCTTATCCTCTGATAATACCCTGCCACAGGGTTGTTGGTAGAAATAATATAGGCGGCTATGCAGGCGGCACAGAATTAAAGAAAAAATTACTGGAAATGGAAAAAAGCCATTGA
- a CDS encoding matrixin family metalloprotease gives MKKPAKKILFVLLAVMISFTGTSLADIEKISDKPWDHSPITVYIDDKEAPEHYSPTYREQVEIALDYWEKGGNGALSYQPVFKIIDSPDADINVRWVENLEKVEGAGEGVAGYCRPTIVGNKYLHAEIVLEVGNYQGFSWVQYGDANMQEVAKHEIGHALGLGHSTDRGDIMYPSYEQRDNINPLLLKSTFPYLIGAIIVIVTIIGYHGIGWRKMRKQRKKIEKEVFEGKK, from the coding sequence ATGAAAAAGCCGGCTAAAAAAATCCTTTTCGTACTACTTGCCGTCATGATATCTTTCACCGGCACGTCCCTTGCAGATATTGAAAAAATATCAGACAAACCCTGGGACCATAGCCCCATAACAGTATATATAGATGATAAAGAAGCGCCTGAACACTACAGTCCAACCTACAGAGAACAGGTAGAAATTGCCCTGGATTACTGGGAAAAGGGCGGTAACGGGGCCCTCAGTTACCAGCCGGTGTTCAAGATCATCGACAGTCCTGATGCTGACATAAATGTTCGCTGGGTGGAAAATCTTGAAAAGGTCGAAGGAGCCGGTGAAGGAGTGGCTGGATACTGTAGACCCACCATTGTCGGGAACAAATACCTGCATGCTGAAATTGTACTGGAGGTCGGAAATTACCAGGGTTTTTCCTGGGTACAATACGGCGATGCAAATATGCAGGAAGTGGCCAAGCATGAAATCGGACATGCTCTGGGGTTGGGACACAGCACAGACAGGGGAGACATCATGTATCCCAGCTATGAACAACGTGACAACATCAATCCCCTTTTATTAAAATCCACTTTCCCCTACCTGATAGGTGCAATCATAGTAATCGTAACCATAATAGGATACCACGGCATTGGCTGGAGAAAAATGCGCAAGCAGCGCAAAAAAATCGAGAAGGAGGTTTTTGAAGGCAAAAAATGA
- a CDS encoding thermonuclease family protein, which produces MFKKTLIFVVALLILLSSGCLSSDENQIVNSTTTVVRVIDGDTFVMDSGEKVRLIGVDTPELDEPYYTEAKDYLSNRIEGKQVLLEGDSSNRDTYGRLLRYVWLDGELVNRELVEEGLALSRAYEPDTKYQHIFAEAQQNARDAKLGIWSYSKNNNTAVISYLEAGNHIGEVKTVEGRVVSTAKNEEDGIIYLNFHEPYEGYFTVIIWQDSWSNFPQSPDIYYEGKDVLVTGKVKDYKGTPEIEISGVSQIEIVG; this is translated from the coding sequence ATGTTTAAAAAGACATTAATCTTCGTCGTTGCACTTCTAATACTTCTTTCGAGTGGGTGTCTTTCTTCAGATGAAAACCAGATTGTGAATTCGACCACAACGGTTGTCAGGGTGATAGATGGGGATACTTTCGTGATGGATTCCGGGGAGAAAGTGAGGCTGATCGGGGTAGATACACCGGAGTTAGATGAACCTTATTATACAGAGGCAAAAGATTATTTGTCCAACCGGATCGAGGGTAAGCAGGTTTTGCTGGAAGGGGATAGCAGCAACCGGGATACTTATGGTCGTTTATTGAGATATGTCTGGCTTGACGGTGAACTGGTAAACAGGGAGCTTGTGGAAGAAGGACTGGCCCTGTCCAGGGCCTATGAGCCCGACACGAAATACCAGCATATTTTTGCTGAAGCCCAGCAAAATGCAAGAGATGCGAAATTGGGAATCTGGTCCTATTCGAAGAATAACAATACCGCAGTTATTTCTTATCTGGAAGCAGGCAACCATATAGGTGAGGTGAAAACGGTTGAAGGCAGGGTGGTATCAACAGCTAAAAATGAGGAGGATGGTATAATCTATCTGAATTTCCATGAGCCTTACGAAGGCTACTTCACTGTAATTATATGGCAGGACAGCTGGTCAAACTTTCCGCAATCTCCTGATATTTACTATGAGGGTAAGGATGTGCTGGTGACAGGCAAGGTCAAGGATTATAAGGGCACACCTGAAATTGAAATAAGTGGAGTTTCACAGATTGAAATTGTGGGGTGA
- a CDS encoding HAD family hydrolase, with product MENKLAVVFDSAGTLLHMYRVARDMSNGMMLEDIESTMLVAGRKGRALVVLHSDMEMILESQPHRLLSDFMEKEHVELDVSCSNGEVSPSEISKIAQQSDVVLGDVQEVFCRVKTRCPNIFYLACGFIVDVVEQSVTYVVSTGGRLYPESKDTLQALHQRGAGLYIASGDSMKNLNRLSRCIGVPIDGVFDIASTFDKDRIVKDLKKQYDKVIMVGDGMNDMLALRSADIGILTVQQGDSRPSRLQESADVVVDNIGEVVRFADEAISS from the coding sequence ATGGAAAACAAACTGGCAGTGGTCTTTGACAGTGCGGGGACATTGTTGCATATGTATCGTGTTGCCCGGGATATGTCCAACGGGATGATGCTGGAAGATATAGAAAGCACGATGCTGGTGGCAGGTCGCAAAGGCAGGGCACTTGTAGTGCTCCATTCTGATATGGAGATGATACTGGAGTCACAACCCCACCGGTTACTTTCGGATTTCATGGAAAAAGAACACGTAGAGCTGGATGTGAGTTGTTCCAATGGTGAGGTATCTCCCTCCGAAATCTCAAAAATCGCCCAGCAAAGCGATGTGGTGCTCGGGGATGTCCAGGAGGTATTCTGCAGGGTAAAGACTCGCTGTCCCAATATCTTTTACCTGGCGTGTGGGTTTATAGTAGATGTTGTTGAGCAATCAGTAACCTATGTGGTTAGTACAGGGGGCCGCCTTTATCCTGAAAGCAAGGATACTTTGCAAGCTCTTCATCAGAGGGGAGCGGGTCTTTATATTGCCTCAGGAGATAGCATGAAAAACCTGAACAGGCTCTCCCGCTGCATAGGTGTTCCTATTGATGGGGTTTTTGATATTGCCTCAACATTTGACAAGGACAGAATAGTTAAGGATCTCAAAAAACAATACGATAAAGTAATTATGGTGGGCGACGGAATGAACGATATGCTGGCATTAAGGTCTGCTGATATAGGAATTCTTACAGTTCAGCAGGGCGACTCCCGCCCTTCAAGATTGCAGGAATCTGCTGATGTTGTGGTTGACAATATTGGAGAGGTTGTCAGGTTTGCAGATGAGGCAATATCATCTTAA
- the atwA gene encoding methyl coenzyme M reductase system, component A2, which produces MSLFIEIKDLTISYNGAAVLKNINLNINEGEVVGILGKSGSGKTVLMHALRGAEELDEITGSIIYHVARCGKCGYIEPPSMVGKACSHCESSNFEAFEADFAKLGIHNNERRAVSRRVAIMLQRTFALYGDDRVIANVVNSLTEIGYSGPDAMERAVELLEEVRLSHRMMHVARDLSGGEKQRVVLARQLVRNPMLLLADEPTGTLDPRTAKVVHDVVEDTVSSHNMTMVITSHWSDVIEDLADRAIILEEGEIVCEGDACDVSRDFMKMVTDIGEWEKANVGEDIIRVEDLVKKYISVSRGVVYAVGGVSFNVKEGEIFGLAGTSGAGKTTTSEMLMGNVQPTSGAVHVRVGDEWVNMREPGADNRGRAVRYMGILHQEYGLYTHRTIIDNLTESIGIDLPYELATRKAINTLVTTGFTENKAKSILPKMADEISEGERHRVALAQILMKEPNIILMDEPTGTMDPITRTEVTKSILKAREEMGNTFVIVSHDMDFLNDICDRVALMRDSKIVDIGEPETVLSQLTEKELEEVPQQ; this is translated from the coding sequence ATGTCATTATTCATCGAGATCAAAGACCTTACCATCTCTTATAATGGTGCAGCGGTCTTAAAGAATATCAATCTCAACATAAATGAAGGTGAAGTTGTCGGAATCCTGGGAAAAAGCGGTTCCGGTAAAACTGTACTGATGCATGCGCTTCGCGGTGCTGAGGAATTGGATGAAATCACAGGTTCAATAATCTATCACGTTGCACGCTGCGGAAAATGTGGCTATATAGAACCACCCAGTATGGTGGGGAAGGCCTGTTCACATTGCGAAAGCAGTAATTTTGAAGCGTTTGAAGCTGATTTTGCAAAACTTGGCATTCATAATAACGAACGCAGGGCGGTATCCCGAAGGGTAGCAATTATGCTCCAGAGGACCTTTGCCCTTTATGGAGATGACAGGGTAATTGCCAATGTAGTAAATTCCCTGACAGAAATTGGTTATAGTGGCCCCGATGCAATGGAACGTGCCGTAGAATTACTGGAGGAGGTTCGTCTCTCTCACAGGATGATGCACGTGGCACGCGATTTAAGTGGCGGTGAGAAACAGAGGGTGGTTCTTGCACGCCAGCTTGTGAGAAATCCCATGCTGCTGCTTGCCGACGAACCGACAGGAACCCTTGACCCCCGGACAGCAAAAGTGGTTCATGATGTTGTAGAGGATACGGTTTCATCCCACAACATGACAATGGTAATCACTTCTCACTGGTCAGATGTCATTGAAGACCTGGCTGATAGGGCAATTATTCTTGAGGAAGGGGAAATTGTATGTGAAGGTGATGCCTGTGATGTCTCCCGCGACTTTATGAAAATGGTTACTGACATTGGTGAATGGGAAAAAGCCAATGTAGGCGAGGACATCATCAGGGTGGAGGACCTCGTGAAAAAATATATTTCCGTTTCAAGAGGAGTAGTTTATGCCGTAGGCGGTGTGAGTTTTAATGTGAAGGAAGGTGAGATATTCGGGCTTGCAGGTACCAGTGGTGCAGGGAAGACAACTACTTCTGAAATGCTCATGGGTAATGTACAACCAACAAGCGGGGCAGTGCATGTTCGCGTTGGTGATGAGTGGGTGAATATGAGGGAACCCGGAGCTGACAACAGGGGCCGTGCGGTTCGCTACATGGGTATCCTGCATCAGGAATATGGTCTCTACACACACAGGACAATCATCGATAACCTGACCGAATCTATTGGGATTGACCTTCCCTACGAACTTGCTACCAGAAAGGCTATCAATACTCTTGTGACAACCGGTTTTACCGAAAACAAAGCCAAATCCATCCTTCCTAAAATGGCCGATGAGATAAGTGAAGGAGAGAGGCACAGGGTTGCTCTGGCCCAGATTTTAATGAAAGAACCAAATATCATTTTAATGGATGAGCCTACCGGCACAATGGATCCGATTACAAGGACCGAGGTAACCAAATCCATCCTAAAGGCAAGGGAAGAGATGGGTAATACATTTGTGATCGTGTCGCATGACATGGATTTCCTCAATGATATCTGTGATCGAGTAGCACTGATGAGGGATTCAAAGATAGTTGATATCGGAGAACCAGAAACAGTCCTTTCCCAGCTTACTGAAAAGGAACTTGAGGAAGTCCCTCAACAGTAA
- the mmp3 gene encoding methyl-coenzyme M reductase-associated protein Mmp3, with the protein MLVNGEKLSLPDGATVQTAIDTAEAPYKKGASVGILKKSESVRSESVREYRVKTTKGELRLEIIDPSSASARRWMESFRQYEGISLRWSSKDATAFGPFSESLKPERNPTKLDKYDVLFSAGGYNPSNFHLLFSLAEHSADYGAPADGPFARVVGGKKLLTSFERSDRILEIEPVIEWQESAKHLVTDDINTALEEGDGLFTFIKVKLALESPEGAEFFFGLIKDGLFEVDDESSSFISDSSLKGEICSFENFEARRDGAVWVRTAGYGTGKVFISRDERAASVVHSVIGHIEQGIELIHMAGKGHSIFVKTDPAPINILGMGFKEAAKHLEGLGVELVREGYKEDDANIVKLNPSSTIDILLAKKVIATGAPDSLVIRVELYDELAPKTLDFFRHAAGLTFRPIGTLPVMMIYEDTYLFKAAKSAEKYKEILPENVLVDKTKAFEIGITNQAAKRMGIVGVKTEDDDLFGPTGEKFSSTNIIGKILEPEKFKALTEKDTMYVLESKKEEIE; encoded by the coding sequence GTGCTTGTTAACGGCGAGAAGTTATCTCTCCCGGATGGTGCTACAGTACAAACAGCCATCGATACAGCAGAGGCACCCTACAAAAAAGGTGCATCCGTGGGTATTCTCAAAAAGTCGGAAAGTGTCCGCTCTGAAAGTGTAAGGGAGTATCGGGTCAAGACCACAAAAGGAGAATTACGCCTTGAAATAATTGATCCTTCTTCCGCCTCTGCCCGCAGGTGGATGGAAAGTTTCAGGCAATATGAAGGAATTTCCCTGCGCTGGAGTAGCAAGGATGCCACAGCCTTTGGACCCTTTTCGGAATCCCTGAAACCGGAAAGAAATCCCACAAAGCTGGATAAATATGATGTATTATTTTCAGCTGGGGGATATAACCCTTCTAATTTTCATCTTCTTTTTTCCCTTGCAGAGCATTCTGCAGACTACGGTGCACCCGCAGATGGTCCCTTTGCCAGGGTTGTGGGCGGTAAGAAACTTCTGACCAGTTTTGAGCGCTCTGATCGCATTCTTGAAATTGAACCCGTAATAGAATGGCAGGAATCTGCAAAACACCTGGTCACAGATGATATTAACACAGCCCTGGAGGAAGGTGACGGTCTCTTTACCTTTATCAAGGTAAAACTTGCTCTTGAATCCCCTGAAGGAGCTGAATTTTTCTTTGGTCTAATTAAGGATGGACTTTTCGAAGTTGACGATGAATCCAGTTCTTTTATAAGTGACAGTAGTTTAAAAGGTGAGATCTGCTCCTTTGAAAACTTTGAAGCACGAAGGGATGGTGCGGTATGGGTACGAACTGCAGGTTATGGCACCGGTAAAGTGTTCATCTCACGTGATGAAAGAGCTGCCAGTGTTGTACATTCTGTAATTGGCCATATAGAACAGGGTATTGAACTTATACACATGGCAGGGAAGGGTCACTCTATATTTGTAAAGACGGATCCTGCTCCCATCAATATACTTGGTATGGGCTTTAAAGAAGCTGCAAAACATCTTGAAGGACTGGGAGTTGAACTGGTACGTGAAGGGTACAAAGAAGACGATGCCAATATTGTGAAATTAAACCCTTCCAGTACTATCGATATTCTGCTGGCAAAAAAAGTAATTGCAACCGGGGCTCCGGATTCTCTGGTTATTCGTGTTGAACTGTATGATGAACTCGCCCCGAAAACCCTGGATTTCTTCAGGCACGCGGCAGGTCTTACTTTCAGGCCGATAGGTACACTTCCTGTTATGATGATATATGAGGATACATACTTATTTAAAGCCGCAAAGTCCGCTGAAAAATATAAGGAAATATTGCCGGAAAACGTGCTTGTGGACAAAACCAAAGCTTTTGAGATAGGGATTACCAACCAGGCCGCCAAAAGAATGGGTATTGTGGGAGTTAAAACAGAGGATGACGACCTGTTTGGTCCCACCGGTGAGAAATTTTCAAGTACCAATATAATAGGAAAAATCCTTGAGCCCGAGAAATTCAAGGCATTGACTGAAAAGGATACAATGTACGTGCTGGAAAGTAAGAAGGAGGAGATTGAATGA